The sequence below is a genomic window from Uranotaenia lowii strain MFRU-FL chromosome 2, ASM2978415v1, whole genome shotgun sequence.
TGATGAAGTTTTTTGAATTTCGCGATTTcgaaatttatgttttcaatatttttatgtcttctttcactttttttttggaggcgtttaaaattttcactattttttttaatttaaagtttaaaaataaaccatCTTTTTCTTTTCTCTCCCTTTTTATCGGAATGTATAAAGATTGTTTTAAGTATTCTTTAAATCATTCTGTTTTTCTTGTCTTATTATTATTGGcggaattttcaatcaaaaaaataagatttcctcAAATTATTctgtgttttcttttttcttctttcttctcaTCGGCAGTTCAAAATTTctgcttttttgaaaaaaaataaatcattctttttttttcgcctTTAATCGACAAAGTTAAGAGTTTTCCcatatttttcgtaaaaaacgccttttcataatgttttcctttttttggtttctttttccttttataggttgagctgtgatatgttttttttatcgtaaaaaGACATTCTGTtctctttctgtttttttttgtttgcactGATTTAAAATTcccagtttttaaaatgtccacCCTTGAGAAAACCTTATTCGAAATATTATATTCcttattttcgtattttgtcggatttaaaacattcactttactataacatttcttttatttattctgtttttCATAATCCTTCTCTTTCGTAGAGCATTccagttttatttgttttacttCTGTTTATCTTCGgcgaaatttatcaattttttgctgctttttttatcaattatgaattttcttttCTCTTACGGAGgcgaaatttattaattttttgctgctttttttcaattatgaattttcttttCTCTTACAGAGTtggtagatttttcaaatttccattttcTGGGAAATCTTCTTCAAACCTTCTTCACACTCATTtggcgcaaccccttatagtgtagttttgaccCGATATCGGATaagactgggttaactcctttttGGTGTACAGGCCTTGTACCCTTTATAGGGTACATAGGCTGTACGTCATATCGTCGGgtcaaatttacacattatttcgAACGCTTGCCCCCTCGGTGGAGATGTGAGCAGTTACTTGTGGTAAGGAATATTGCATGcaagtggaaaaaaaaaatgatgaaagacAAATTTTCACTAATTTTTCAAACGCAATTTACTTTCTTTATTTTCGATTCATAATTATTCTTAGCTTTTACTTTGAATCAACATTATTATGTCACTAATTATCTTTTCCATTCTCCCGGGCGTCCGTTTCAACACCGGCAATAGGATGAAGAAACCTGGAAAGAgttcaaacttttaattttctgataatattttaatcattttagatAAACTTACCGCCAAAGCCTTCGCTGTACATTCTCAAACCTCTTCGCCTCGCTTTTGCGGATCACCATCCTCAAATTACGATGAATGCGAATTCGACTTTCCATATAATTATGCCGATTCCAAGTTccacaaaatggttgaaattttgataagctCGAAAACTACCCGCCTTGGAGAGTACCGGGGCTGTTCAAAATAATGTGTAATGTTGACCCGACAAAATGACCCATGTTTTGACAGATCCTGGAGGTTCGcaataacgggtcatttttacaacttttaggggttccgccaaatgagtgtgttcttttttttcactccTTGACACTACCTTTCATTGACAgagttttcgattttcgatattcgagaaattttcttttaatcatttttcgttttttttttctaccttcCATCGGCAGTTTTCAAGTTTCTTCTAAATTATTtgcaatcattttttaaaccattctgtattttctgaattctgaaatatttttttttattatctcttTTAGTCAGAGCTTATAGTTTTTGCTTCTTTTAAATTCgcaaattatttatatttttatttcagctcATTTAAATATCCCCGTCAGATTGAATTTctggttaaatttattttccaccCAATCATTCTGTGTCTCTTTTTGTGTTTTCTTCTGTCAGcagaaatcctttttttttttttcaaaaactcgttCAGTTTTCGGCATTTTAAGATAAATGCTTTTTAGAAAACCTTCATCaaatcataaaatatattttcttttctCTCACCTTTCGTCGGCTGAGatattaaattaattaatacataaatatatttttaatctaatcattatgtttttctttttcccctttcattctcattttttatcgtcgaagttttcattttttttttgttttttttttaatgttcaaatcatgatgatttttttcttttcttttatctatctttgataaagtttaaaaaatttcactttctatcggtgatgtttttaaattctcattttgttaaaaatcctATGCAAGTACAGTTCCAATAAAAAATAGTCCGTTTAATCATTTAAAGTTTCTCCATTTTGaattctgtttgaaaaaaaatcgtcccattttaaatttttatttgtacatctatttattaaaattcagcATTAtcctcttttttaaatttttttttaagtttagagaaaaaaatttcaatttccaaattaACGTTTTTTACATTCCCaattataaattacaaattttaattttgcaacaagttttttaattcttgtttcCTTTTTCATTCACAATATTGTATTTACAAATCCCACATTGCAGTTAACGTTTgagttttagaaaaacttttttgttcggCAAGATGGGCTGTCATTGGCTTTAGCCGTCACCACCAGGGTGacagaaacaaacaaaacttttttgtttgaacaaGTTTTCAAATTCTCTTAATTCAAATAGTATCTTCTCTCGCTAATGTGATAATGTTTACTAACGCAACTGGGACACGTTCTCACAGTCGCCCATACGAGGGCATGTTACGCATGatttactcaaattactcgTTGATATTCATTCGCCTATATCACCCTAATTTCCTTGTATTTTTTGCTAATCCGCAATTCATTTAATATTCTACTCAATCCTAATCCCTACATCCGCCCCTTGCGTACACTTCAAATGTCTcattttacacaaaaataaatttttctttttaaaacatagcgtatttaaacaattaatttttttttaaattacaacgTTTATAATCGACTGATTTGGTTGTAACTgtgtatcatttttatttctgataacTATAAATAAATACATTCCATATCTTATCGTGCAAtataattttgtagtttttaatttgtttttcttttcaatttacaCTAACTCTGCTAATGGACTTCTTTTCAAAAGTGAACCAAAGAACCaaacattttttgcaaaatagaaattatttccaaacgaaactttttttcactgtGTTAACTTGCCTTCGTTTCATTGGAATTATTCATCATTTTCTATTGAACTTTACgctttccagaaaaaaaactattcccaaaatagaaatatttcttttgatAATATTTAGATTGCTTCGTTAACGATTTGTTCTCAAATACTTGAATCGTTTATGTTTCGATTTCAATACTTTGCATAAGAAACCTATTTCTCGTGCATGATTATTTTAACGTTTCGactgaattttttaataatttttttttacttaagttTCCGCAGTAACTGAAGACCATTtccaaaatatataatttttgtttgttttgataaaaaccCTTTTCTCTATAATTCAAACACTCCCaatggtttttttatttgactttcCAACAACATCTTGATTTTGTTCCATTTAATTTATTgctcatatttttttgtatgtctttaaaaaacACCGCCAATTAACAGGTTCATATCTAAAATGTTtccttttgtttcaataaaagCTGATTTCATAACAACATAATtctgtatataaaaaaatcaaataatcttTTCCGatatttgaacatatttttgaatcgaTTTCAATACTTAGCGcgtaaaacataatttttcagttGTCCACTTtggaaaacatttcaatttgcTCTCGTTCTACTTGAATAATATTACTTTCGATTGCTTTTCATGCTTTGATTAAAATTTCtctatattatttttgtattagTTATAGTTCAAATTATTTCTCTATATTATCTTCTTCCAATTCAAATACTGCTCTCATATCTAGTTTTCTTTTCACTTTAATTAATAAGATATCGATAAAGATATCgatcaaaataaatattcagattattttttcattttaatttccaCAGTATGTTCTTTTCCCGAAACAAATAGATCGTACCATTTCATCTgtttcgttgaaaattttttttttgtcgatcatGTGGTATGTCATGTGTTATCTAATAACGCGGTTTTAGTACttttcttaatgttttttttttttcataaaaacttcattcgaaACATTACACTATTACTATTCACTATCTATATCATTGAATCTAGAAAtaatttttccttttgctttattttctaacatATAAATGTACTCCCGTGGAGTATTTCTTTTAGCATTCGACCATTTTAATAAtcgtttttgcaaaatttcgattgtttcaataaaattttctaaagtattctatgtttaaaaatctcattacttagcaaaaaaaatcatcgcctgaaaaatgtattttaactttttccgaTTTAttcgttttctttaaaataaatgctTTCCATTAAAACCCTTGAGaatataactttatatttcctTGATAACATAactttcgtttcttttttttttttaattatataatttgagaactttaatattatttgaaatgttaaaaacataCGCTgcgcaatttaaattttagctagcgaaaatattcattaaaacgGTTTTAGCTTCGTTCATatccttttttatcataattttttttttatattaacacttttcttcttttttttttttgagaaagttctttttgtatgatgaaaaaaatcaaatagttattTTCgatcttaaaaccatttttcttTCAGTTTACTTACTACGcattgtccagtaataacaaggtcacgatcgacggcgacgagctggagatagtcgaagactttgtctatctcggctcactggtgaccgcagacaatgacaccagccgtgagatccggaggcgaattatcagcggaagtcgtgcctactatggactccacaagcaactgcggtcgagaagactttgccctcgcacgaagtgtaacctgtatatgacgcttattagaccggttgttctctacgggcacgagacatggatattgctcgaggaggacctgcgtacactcggggtattcgagcgacgagtgttaagaaccatctttggcggcgtacaggagaacggagtgtggaggcgaaggatgaaccacgagctcgcgcgactcaacggcgaacccagtatccagaaggtggtgaaagccggccggatacgctgggcgggacatgttgcgagaatgccggacgactgtcctgcaaaacaggtgttcgctacgaatccggtaggaacaagacgagcgggggcgcaacgagcgaggtggttagaccaagtggagcgtgatctggcgaacgtggggtgcccgagaaattggagaacggttgccatggaccgagtgaattttaggaattatgttcgtcaagttatgtcgtgagacggaatactatgtaaataaaaataaaaaataaaataaactacgcaTTGAAtacattatcatttttcatgCACTCTAATAATATagcttccagaaaaaaatccatcttgagtttgtttcaaattaatcttttataattttccataaaattttttattcgtttccttataaaaaaatatgcgttgaatgaaaaactataattcattttattcaattaaaacaACTGAATTAAAATCCTCTCAATTCCTGTTCTTGATATAAATCCACTGATCAGTGATAAATCTTCCGCATAACAATCTGggaaactaaatattttcccgtgaaatttatttctttcagtAGCCATTGTTTCCATCGGTTTTCTTTGtatgaataatatttcatttggCCAGTGTTGAGTACTCTCAATCATTTTTCGTTCTAATTTTAACACTTTCCTATTCCCAAAAAGCAACACAACTtactttcaacaatttttggtTCGATTTTGGTTCCGATTGATATGAATGAATCTACCTTGTTCGTTACATGTATTTGCATCATTGCGTTTGTAACAATTAAACAATCTTCTCAATTGCGATAAGCCTATCTTTTTCCATTtcgattttaattcaaataaataacaatttccaaaaataacttaaactttctttaatttttttaatactccTTCATTATCTGTAGAatattcttgtatcaagttttatgattttttttctaaataattcttttgtttttataaaacacaTCTTAATACAAACCACTAGAAAGTGTTTCCAATGCTTGTCGATTCATTCTGATTCCTCATCATGTACTGTTTAATTCCCAATTTCCAATGATCACTTTTAATCATGAAATCATTTTTCGACTTGAGATTATATTGTCGCACAACAAACTATTCCCAAAAAGCATTTCTAATTCCTACCCATTTTAATAACAaggttttcaataaattatccgcttttaatacaaaatatgCTTCAATGCTCCAATAATTTTCCGctttgttttcaataatttgtcTAGTTTCAGAACCAATACAATTTTCTTATATTTACTCCTTCCGATGTTATCAATTTCTTTATaatagtttgtttgttttaagaaaaactgttaAACTCTTCTTATTACAAGtttgaatttcgtttttttcattaaaatcaataCAATCGCTTTTTATATTattcgtttgtttttattaGTTATATCCACTCAAATGCTCTCAACTAActgttttttcatttcaatcttcCGCCACTTTCAATTTGCAAATGCAATTTCACGctttccaaaagaaaaaaaatctttccaaaaTTACTTCTTTACTTTCGATTaaatttcgtttatttaaaaaaaacttcttttaaaataataatttttcgttttgatacttcaatccaatgcattagaaaaaattccaaacatttcttgtttcgttttaaaaaaatcttcataaaaaactGTTTCGAACCAGTACAACTGGTTATGTCAACTCTTTCCGATataatcaattttcttataatatttcgcttgttttaagaaaaacttttcatatcaaattctcatttcaatttttttcatccatttgaattttaaatatatttttcgatttcgGTTTACGCTTTTTGATGAATAAAACTTTattcgaattgttttttttttgtttaaatttcgtttgtttcattaaaacgcttttaaaattattcgttcgttttaataaaaatttcacctCAAAAACTCTTACATCTAGCTGTTTTTCCATTTCAATCTTCCGccattttcgattttcaaacgCAATTTTACGcttactttagaaaaaaaatgtttccaaaatattttttttctttcgatcaaatttcgtttatttcataaaaaaaattctttttaaaaaataatttttcgttttgatacATCGATCTAATCCATTCCAAatcttcaaacattttttgtttcgtttacaAAACTCTTCATAAAAACAGTTAAGGCATTTCAAGTTTCTTTCACCACCATTTTATTTCCACACCAAACAAAAAGGCACCAGCAATCTTTCATCTAGATATTTTTCACTGCAAAATTTAGCAGATTATTTTCACTTCAGAACTTTGggcatattttttacaaaaacactatcaagaaaaatatttaaaaactgacTTTGGGAGCGTATGCTGCGCCAATGTAGTGACCGGGATATTCCTCCTCGCACGCCACGCTTCCATTTTTCCGCTTTTCGGAGCCGAGAAATTCGCGAACCGTCGTCCGTACTCGTCAAATCCGTTTTCTTAACTGTCGTTTACCGCTCAACATCGCGCATGCCACGAGGCCCGCATATAATCAGTTCACAAACACAATCTCAACACGTGCAACAATTTAGCTGTTCCATCCGCTTTCACTATATGTACATACGACCGTATTCTCAGTATCGACAGCCTTCACAAACACGCCTAAGCTACGCTCtcttatgccatattcgttttcatcctggtggtgcaccggtagtgcaccaagtgctgtcaaaacgttttttttatatgaagatgacagcagttggtgcacaaccatctttccaccagatgaaaacgaatatggcattaatCTCCTTTGTCAAAGGGTAACAACGCGTAACGCTCACTCTTATTTCTATTAGGGCATATTCTAACCGTTCCAACCTACTTCAACTATGGGCTCAATTTATTTAACATTTCTTACTCTTTCCTGATCCCTACAGTGGCCACAGAGGCCGTGTGCCGATTTGTCGTCCCAAGAGGGAAACGCGTGTGCTCCGCTAGGGGTAAACAGAGAAGGTAGGTTGAAAATCAACCGAAGCCGCAAGACGATTTTTCTAATGATTCGCTTCCTCATAGGCGATTCGGCTCTACACCTGGCCTCGTAACAACTTCACGGCCAGCAACTCAGGGACGACGAACGGAGAATCGCCTAACCAACATCAATCACAAAAGGGCCAAGTAAGTCAGCTGAAAGCGAATTAGAAGAAGGAAAGTAATTCCTCTTTTCTCCCCCCAATCAGAAAAGCCACGTGCTCATCCGGGCCGAAGCCAAACTTCACGAGAAGATCATCGGAAAAGGGGTCGAATTTCGTGAGTACCTTTCGAATTGTAAAGCAGAAACAAAAGAGAATATTAATTACACGCTTTCATCGCCAGGACCCCTTTCTTTTTTACCACCACAATCTTGGGAAAAACTTCCTTTTCTCGAGCAAAACCTATTTGGCAATAATATTGCAAATCTGGTTTGGCAAAATCTTCGGCATTCATCACGTTACCACCAAACCTTCCATCCACCAATCACCATCCATCTGGCGAGCCCAGCTGCAAAACATCCCCACCGGAACAAGCTGCACAGCTACGAGGGCCGCATCCCGCGTTTGAGTTTAACCTTGCCAGGTGGTCGTTCATCAGAGGTGTCAAGTCTTGCTGGATCAGATTGCAATTCCGGTCGCTTCCATTTCGCTATTCCAGTGGAGCAATCACCTGCTTCGGTCGTGCTACTCTGGTGGCAACAAAATCCCTGAAAGCAGCAGCCGAGTCGGGTTGCCAAGGTGTGCGCATCTTCTGGCAGCACATCTGTGCTCAAGGGTCCCAGGCAACATCCGGTAGGATCGGGCGCCGTGATCAGAGGCAGCCGCCGCTCACGGGACGCAGGGAAGCAGCCACCGCAGGAGGCGAAAGCCGCGTGTACTGCGTGTCGGGTTCGGATTCAGCAATTACCACCGCAGGAGGCGAGAGCCGCGTGTACTGCGTGTCGGTTTCGGTTCAGCAATCACCGCAGGAGGAGAGAACCGCGGGAACTGCGAGCAAGTGTCACGGAAGCAACCACCGCAGGAGGCGAAAGCCGCGTGCACTGCGTGTTGGCTTTGAGCTCGGCAATTATCACCGCAGGAGGCGAAGGCCGCGTGTACTGCGTGTCGGTTTCGGTTCAGCAATCACCGCAGAAGGAGAAAGCCGCGTGTTCTTCGCGCTAGTGTTAGTGTCAGCAACCACCGCAGGAGGCGAAAGCCGCGTGTACTGCGTGCTATTATAGGTGTCAGCAACCACCGCAGGAGGCGAGAGCCGCGTGTACTGCGTGCTGGTTTCAGTGTCGGCGACAACCGCAGGAGGCGAAAGCCGCGTGGACTGCGTCCAGAAACAGGTGGCCAGGACGACTGCAGGAAGCGTAAGGCGCATGTGCTGCGATTGGCAACAATCGTTTCAATCAGGGAAAACGTCGGTCGGCGTGACAGAGTCGTGCCATCGGTTCAGCAGCCTGAGCTGCAACATCACAGCTGCAACAGCACCAAAGGTAGCAATTGCATCGGCGGGAAGAATCAACTGCCATATGCTTCCGGTGGTTCCAGTGGCTGGATGCTCAGATGTCTGGATGCGCTGGTCAGCGCGTCAAATCCATCCGCCACATCAAAGGGCTAGCAACCACGTTGGATTCAGCGAGCGGCAGACAGCAGCAGGAGAATGCATTCAAATGCAAGCCGTAAGTGAGCAAACTTGTACACGCAAAATTAATATTATATTGTTGGGACTGGGAAAATGGGAGACAAATATTGCCTAACAAGAAAATTTAACTGCCATTCTTGACTTTGTTTTTGTGGCCTCGTCCACGGTAATGCGAcctaaataataaagaaaaagattcttgttcgcaagAAGAACCAGCTTGCCATCCCCCTggaaattcccgattcagccattttgattttgctactgcggagttcgtggagtttgtttaccaacaaagccctCAGCCCAAACAAATTTACCAATgcttacaaacaaactcactgaatCTCACCGCGCTCTTCTCGCCTACTTacggcgcgttcgtaaattgatttttttgggtgatgcatccagtcgatcgatttgtttggtagatgtcaaatcactttccaatgcttttgcatacgtttgtttacaatttacgaacgccagcaccgataaaaaaaaatcacttcgatagaaataatcaatttacgaacaagCCGTTACTGACgaagtcagagaaccttgttATTTAATAACCTTGGCCCAGTCGAACGCATGCAAGTAGAGGGCTGCCAGGCTGCCACCGAATTGATGTTTGgaaccaaaacaacttaattttaagtttaaaaaaggagcgtgtggCTGTCAACAAAAGAGcacaacaaaaaaagaaaaaaaatgtttgtggcGTCCATCAtaaccagaggtgccaggtgtcctgatttatcaggatttgtcctgatttttgagagaccgtcctgatttttcaaaaactctcgatttgtcctgattttctaaaattggtcgctaaaatgtcctgatttgtcctgattttcataaaaacttctcaaatataatcgaatttgtagtttaactataagaaaatcgaataaataggtTATGAAATAGATAAACGCATTCAACAGATGGCGATCTTCGGTTCAgcgatgatatttaaatggtgtttttcgatatgaactacaGGCCAGCCAAGAAACTGCTTATTGTTggtgcataaatcaaggcgttaaCAGCACAtgtattgcgcctttatttatgcaatttaagcagaaatccttaatattttcaagaatccagaggtgtcctgaaaaatcctgatttttagcttcgggatgtcctgatttttgtcgAAACGACCTGGCACCCCTGATCATAACTGTTTCGGTAGTGGGAAAAATCGATCGcatttttagttaaataaacTGAATTAcctcaaaaagtttaaatttcttttaaaaacctCGAATATTGATGCATCAACTATTTTGgtgaattgaatttcaatactATCTCACCCAAAGGTAAATCATTCTTTCTATAAAAACAGCTTTATAATTGAGgttataaaattgttattttctgAGCAGTTCCGGTATCAATGGAAAGTGAAAAAGACACATCGGAGTCAGTTGTTACTGATGAACCAGCGACAGCTTCAGCCACACTCGAATCTACGTCGGAAGGAATTTCTCAAATCGATAACGATGTTTCTGAAGCTATCGCAAGCGATTCTAAAGAACATTTTGACGATGTATTTTCCCCAACCAAACGTAAGATGCCGAAAGTCATAACGGTGCTAGATGATAGCGGAGAAGAGGCGGATTTAATGGAGGTGACGGAACAGAATGAAGGTAAAGCATTCCCAAACACTGATGCCGAAGTAGTCACTGCAGAAATTGATGTGTCGCAAGACCCCGTAGACGATGAATTGTCCAAGACTTCAGGAGTTTCGAACAAAACAACTATTGAAGAGGAGGAAACCAAATTTTCTAGAACTTCCAAAGACGGAAATGAACCACTAATTATTGCTGTGGAAGAGAGTGTTTTGCTTGTATCATCGGATGTTGCAGAACCTACTGAAGAAGGTACGAGGGATGACGCAAATTCAAATAAGGATAACAAACCGAGTCATAGGAATGTTAATGATCCACACGAAGAGGAAATGCAAAACATGCCGAATAAAACGATTGTTTCTGAATCACGAAAAGACAACATTTCTAGCACTGAATCCTTAAAGAATTTAACTGAAGACAAAGCCTGTAATCTGACAGAAAATCAAGAGATGAAAGATACTTATAGAGTTGAAACGCATTCATCATCCCTGGAGGAAACAAATCAAGAAGATCTCCATAACGAAAAAGATAACATTGATCAAATAGAAGAAATAACAACGGGATCTATTCAGACTCAATCCGTGATAGAATCAAATGATGATTCCAAAGAGGTTTCAAcggaaaaatcaaaagaaactaTCACCATTTCCGATAGAACAGTTGAACTGAGcgtagaaaaaaaaagccaaGTTTTAAAATCCACGACTAGTGAAACATCGGACACAATTGATAAAACGGAAAATTTAGAAACGCAAAAACAAATATCTGATGATGAGAGTCAAAGCTCCGAAATTATTCTAATCGACGATTCTCAAGGAACAACCGAAAATGATGACCATGGAAAACAAGAAGGTCTAGAAAAAGAAACAATTGAGGAGAAGAAAGAAGACTTGGCTCTTCCAGAATCGTCTCCAAAAACTTCAGAGgataaaccaaaaataaataaaatcggcGCCATAAACACAGACAATGTAGTGTTAAAAGACATCCATACAAATGAAGAATCAAAATCTGAAACCATATCCAATGAACCAATTTCAGAAGAACCTAATGGGAAAGCAAAACAATCGAAGGATGATATAATTTTGATCGAAGATGGTTCAGGTTCAGGTGAAAATCATCGGCTAGATAGTCAGGATAAAATTGTCATGAAAGAATCCACTGAAACAATAGAAGATAAACCAATAGAAGAAGATAACAAAACTGAATCAGCTTTGGTGCCAAAAAATTCAacggaaaataaaataacaagcGATGATGAAGATGTTGTCATGATTGGTGATGATACTCACATCACTGAAGAAAATACCAATAATACACCTTTGACTGAAAAATCGTCCATATCTGaagtaaacaaagaaaaaaacaatgacaTTTACGAAACTCATGAAAAATTGTCGAAGGAAGAAGAAATGCAAATTGACGAACCGATAGCCgttaaattgaatgaaaatgaacaaGCCCTCGGTGAAAAGAAGGAAGCATCAAAAAAATCGCCGAAGAAAATCATTATGTTGgatgaaaaatcaggcaatttTGAAGAGATAGAATGTCCTCCGGAGGAATCAGTAG
It includes:
- the LOC129747978 gene encoding uncharacterized protein LOC129747978 isoform X1, whose protein sequence is MCCDWQQSFQSGKTSVGVTESCHRFSSLSCNITAATAPKVAIASAGRINCHMLPVVPVAGCSDAWMRWSARQIHPPHQRASNHVGFSERQTAAGECIQMQAFTYYALSSNNKVTIDGDELEIVEDFVYLGSLVTADNDTSREIRRRIISGSRAYYGLHKQLRSRRLCPRTKCNLYMTLIRPVVLYGHETWILLEEDLRTLGVFERRVLRTIFGGVQENGVWRRRMNHELARLNGEPSIQKVVKAGRIRWAGHVARMPDDCPAKQVFATNPVGTRRAGAQRARWLDQVERDLANVGCPRNWRTVAMDRVNFRNYVRQVMS
- the LOC129747978 gene encoding uncharacterized protein LOC129747978 isoform X2, producing the protein MCCDWQQSFQSGKTSVGVTESCHRFSSLSCNITAATAPKVAIASAGRINCHMLPVVPVAGCSDAWMRWSARQIHPPHQRASNHVGFSERQTAAGECIQMQAVMATEAVCRFVVPRGKRVCSARGKQRRRFGSTPGLVTTSRPATQGRRTENRLTNINHKRAKKATCSSGPKPNFTRRSSEKGSNFDPFLFYHHNLGKNFLFSSKTYLAIILQIWFGKIFGIHHVTTKPSIHQSPSIWRAQLQNIPTGTSCTATRAASRV